In the genome of Silurus meridionalis isolate SWU-2019-XX chromosome 17, ASM1480568v1, whole genome shotgun sequence, the window aacaatgttACCAGAACTAGGAATGAAGCCAAATAAAAGCTCCAACAATATTGTGGGAAACCCGTGAAGGTCTGGTCAGCCTCCCAGTGACGTCAAATCACATGGCCGGACACAGCATCAAGAGTAAAGAAAGAAGCACTTCTGTACATTGACATGAGGTTTGCGGTGCATATAAGGGTTTGCTTCAGATCTAATTTACATAATGTTAATTCTCTAACTGACTATTCTGTTTTAAGGTGAAATTATTTTTCACGGTTATTTTGGATAACAAAACATGAACTTTAAGGCTTACAAGTTTTAAACACTTTTGACGTGCACATGAAGGTGAAGAAATTGCATAATTCCAAGTCTCCTGGATTGTGCCCaatgcagatagatagatagatagatagatagatagatagatagatagatagatagatagatagatagatagatagatagagattttTACTTAAATGGGAAAATGCTTTATCCCATTTAAGTAAATATTCCATTATTATAACAATGCACTTGGTGGTTTATGACAGCTTATACTATCTATCAAAGATGCCCAGATTAGGGCCTGTGAATTCCAAAATTCCATTTGGAAAAactttgaggggaaaaaaaagtaccaGCTTCATACTGGCACTGAACTCTActgtgtattaatttattttcattgtactATAAGTTGCACTGAACTAGAACTTCAGTGAAATAAACTGTTCAATAAAGTTCAATAGAACTGCATTCATTAAGCAGATGACAGAGTAATGTCTATTTATTGacttaaatattatgaaatcataCACTAGAAGAACCATGGTATGGTTTtatataatgcaacatttattttcagctCACAGCCTTCACTCATGTTTGGCCCTTCATATGAAAAACTTTGGAAAAAATTCTAACCCTACCAACATGAAATTCTGTTTATGCTGATTTGCAACAAGCGTCTCTTCGACAAAGCACTGATATTGGAGAGTCTTCCCTAAAAATACAGAGCACGCTTAACCATATATATGCTTATTGTCTGCAATATTTTGTATCTTTTTGATATCAAGCTATGAAAAGGTTGTTACTGTAGAAACAATGATGCGTTACAATGAGTGCATtaataaacctgtgatttgtccTTTTGTAGAAAATGAtaagattaaataaacaaaagctgTGTTCTGCAAAGGTTTGTTTTATAGTTGTTCATTTGCATGAGTTTTGTTCCTGATATAATTAATCAGCAAAATGCCAGGGTTAAATTCGATGCACtggagcagcaaaaaaaaaaacacaggacaGGAAGTACTCCAGGGTTGAAAACTTGTACCTATAACCCATTTAGAGTTTTCATCTTTGTGTAGACTGTAATTTATTTTGGGAACATGAAAGAACAAAGAAATATCTATCGAGAACAAAGCAATCTGGATAATAATATCTCCAAACCTCATCAAGAAATAAAAACCACAAGAACTTTATTAAATGAGCTTTTAAGAAAGGTGTAATGAAGCTGTAGGACAATCCCAAAACACTTATTGTATGTGCAAAACGAACTGAACAAAGTCAACGCCTTACTACTCtgcattaaattcatttttaaaatgagcTATGCTGCTAACGAGTAAAACTGACATGTGTACAACATGCAGACTGTAATAAAGTGAGAACGTGTGTACAAGCCTCCAGAAATGTGTACATAAAGTGTCTAGATTGCAAAGCTCTACAGGTCTTCTGAAACGttcaataatttataaatgcaaTGGAGTTGCATTCATCTCCTAGCCATCTCATATGCTGTTGTATGACAAGACTCATGAGCATGACGCATTTAGAATTTTAGAAAACATACAGAAGAtggtaaatacatatatatattatatatattatacatatatatatatatatatatatatatatatatatatatatatatatatatatatatatatatatatatatatatataatttttttttttttaaataaatgtactgatGTTGAAGTACATCATCAAATAAGTATGCATATCCAGATGCTGCCATTTCCCTGACTTGTGCTTCACATATAATGACATCTTGACTGATATCTGGCTTCTGAAAGTGAATTAAAATCAATGTTGCCCTCACATGCTCTTTCTTAGCTTCTCGAGTGCAGCCTCCTTCTCCTGCAGAAGATCTTTGAGACGTTTGATTCTCTCCTGACGTTTTATCTCCTCGGGGTCCAGCACTACAGGGGAGTATAGTTCTTTAGGGATTTTGTAAGTTGTATAGTATAACTGGCGATCGGAGGATGGAACTGACTTCAGCTCTTTGGGTGGCATTTGAGGACATGTTTCTACCTGGCTGCCTGTAGACTTATCACAAGTCTTGTCTTTTGTGTACCTTGAACTGCTGCATGTTCCTATCGTTGCTGGTTGACCCGCAGGTTGATTTGTCCCTTTAATGATTAAAGTACCTTTAACATCCTTATTCACTTCTGATTGGCTGCCGGAATTGGCTGACTTTCCCAAttcgctgctgctgctgttgttcgTTAAGCTTGCATCCGAATCTGCCAATCTGTCAGCCGTAGTCACATCTCTGTTCGATTCACTTTTAGAACAAGGACTGGGCGTCTCTTGTGGTTTAGACGGCGAATTTGCAGCCACTCTGCCTACCGTAGTGCCACAAGGACACGCCGTGCACACCCTCCCACACCCCTTGCTCGAACGAGGCGGGGTTTTCCGTAACTGTGAACAACAAGCTGGACTGTTACTTTCACTTTTGGTGGCATGAATTTGTACAGGCTCAGACGAAGCAGAGGAACAGGGGACGTCTGTGGTTATGTCTGGCACTTTATCAGCACCACTGGTGGATGTGATTTCGTTCTCTGCACCTTCACAGTCCTGAAGGATCTGTGTGTCTGTACTCTGTTCAGCTGATCCACTTTGAGTTGCATCATCACATTCTATGGAACCGGTAGACGGAGGTGATGAATGTGCATTCAATGAAACGGGACCCGAGCCTTTTTTCCCTCTAGTCCTCTCGATCCGTTTCCTTTTGCTGCTTTTCACCGATTTGGGCAcctgcagacagacaacaaacgaccaataaacaaacacacatttatatccTCTCTCAGTTGAACACCGCTTTGAATAtaaacatctgccaaatgaacagatgtttgatgtgaacattaactgaagcatTTGCATGATTTTCTGCATTGAGCAGCTGCACGTGATTGGTGTATCAGAGAGCTGAATGATCTAACATGTTTCAGAAAGTGTTCCATTTAAAGCTGCCAGTGAGAATATGTTACAATTTGAACATATAGTCAAAGCCTATCTGCAGTGTTATTATGAGACAAGACATGATATTGGTTCATCTCAGAAGTCCCCAAACCACAGCGTTATGGCCCAGCACTGGGAATAAACATTCTGGGGAAAATGTCTATTTAAATATGAcgctatattatttatttttcattttgcccTTTTAAGGGCcactatttaaatgtacatatggTATGATTTCAGAAAACAAGACCCTCCAGACACACATCAGCTCAGCTGGGCCaggaaaatattttcaaaaggaAACTGGACCGTGGTGTAGAAAAGGTTGGAGACCCCGTATTAGATCTtattcattaaaagaaaaaaatatttctcacCTGCGTCTTAATCAGTTGCTTGGATTTAGTTTCGACATTTGAGTTGTGAATCAGTTTGCGGATGCCATCTATTGTGCGCTTGTTAACGAGCTTTTTCACCTTGTCTTCCATGCCTCGATCTTTTGTAAAGAAACGCTCAAATCGCACGTAATCCCAAAAGTCCGTCTCAGTTCAGAATCGCTTTTAGGCGGAGGGATTGTGTCTGGGACCATTTCTTCGAAAGACTGTTTCGAAAAGAAATACACAAGTAAGAACAGCACAGGATATTACAGCCTCCTGCATGTTAACTTGAACCCGGTAGGCATTAGTCTGCTTTAAAATGACATTGTTTTGACACAAAATTAGAACAAGTTTATGAAGTCAAAATACAACCTTCGATTGAACCGTGATGTTAATACTGCAAGAACATTTAATTTCTAATATAAATAAGGTATCTACAATCACTGCAATCAAATTACAAATATTAGTCCTTTTAGCTTATAGCGACGTTCAAGTTGCTGTACCTTTTCAGTAACATCAGTTTGTTGACCACAAACCACTTCTAATTGTTCTGCCGGTGCTTCATTTTCTTCAAGAGCCGGTTCATTCACATGCATGGCTTCACATTGATTCGTATCCAATTCAGCACTACATGTACTGTTCACTTCGTCTTGTGTCTTCGTTGTTTCTGTGTCTGATGTTGATTTGTCTGTATCTTTCACACAATCGGTCGGGGTTATCGTCTCTGTGACTTCCTTGCTGGTCTCCGTCTCTGATGACTTTGGCGGAATGTATGACACAAAGATCACATTTGAGTCTTCGTCGTGCTCATTTACTATATCGCTTGGTTGAATTATGCTCGCATATGCCATGCAAGCGGAACCCTCGTCGTCGTCATCGCACAAGTCAATGACGTCGCTTGGCTTTTTATCGTCTGCCAGGCCTTTCGGATCTTGCTTTTGAGTCACGTTTGAACTGGCTGTACTTAACGCAGCGGTAGGGGTCTGGGCAGACTTTTTGGGCTGCGGAACGCTTTCTGTATTAGTGATCATATCCTTGGTGACTTCGGAATTTCTTTTAGCCACAAAATACACTTTACCGTTGCACatcacaagggcattgtcattcCCTGGTGTAACCGTTTCTTTGCTGATGTCGGCAGGCACGCTTTCTTTGCCGACTTGGTTTGCAGGCCTCGATGATTCCATTTGCTGGACTGCTTTTAAGATGTCTGAGGACATGTTGGGCGAGGTCACAGGTATGAGGTACTGACCACTGCTTCCTGCCCGCTCTTCAACCACCCATTTCATTGGAGCGGTGCCTCCTTGATCGTTCCTAGATAATTCCCCAGAACTTTTCACAACATTCACAGTAGCTGCAGGACTCAAAGTCTTGGGAATCTCACTGGGGTTTGTGGGACACGGAGATTGCTGGTCTAATTTCAAAGAACTGACTGGAGACACGTACAAAACCATTGGTAATCCCTTGACCGGATTAGGTTCATTTGTAGAGTGACAGATTCTGTTTTTGATAGATGTTGGGAGAGCAGAGGCAGGGAGGGTTCTTACGGTGGCATTAGATGGAATCTGAAGGTAATGTCCACTTGGCAGTGCAGGGATTTTCACAGTGTTCGGCAAACCGTCGGGAATGATTACAGCCTTGTTGATGGGTTGAACGGCTGATAATGATGTTTGGGTGATAAGTGGAACATGTACTTGATTGGCAGAGGGCTGTAATAAGGCATTAGATGATCCCATGACGTGTGGACCTTTCACTGAATTAAATACAGTATTCACTTCTAGCGGGGTTTTCAAGATGAACCGTCCATCTGCTGTTGGCTGAAGGGTTGGGATTCTGTTCTGGGGTAAAGGCACAGAAGAGGTGTGAGCAGGTATGCAGACATTTCTCGAAAGAGGAACCTGGGTGTGAACAAAGTGGCCATTCACTTGTTTCACTGGAATTAACTTCATCACATTTTTCCCATCAGGTCCCACTGCAGGCATTGCCTGGTAGTAAACTCCTGTTCCACTGTGCAGAAACAAAAGTTATTAGAACAATTCTATTCAGTGCACATAATATTAAAAACCATATGTGCATTATTAGGTAGGTCCCCCTTGTGC includes:
- the lrif1 gene encoding ligand-dependent nuclear receptor-interacting factor 1, with amino-acid sequence MQSGTGVYYQAMPAVGPDGKNVMKLIPVKQVNGHFVHTQVPLSRNVCIPAHTSSVPLPQNRIPTLQPTADGRFILKTPLEVNTVFNSVKGPHVMGSSNALLQPSANQVHVPLITQTSLSAVQPINKAVIIPDGLPNTVKIPALPSGHYLQIPSNATVRTLPASALPTSIKNRICHSTNEPNPVKGLPMVLYVSPVSSLKLDQQSPCPTNPSEIPKTLSPAATVNVVKSSGELSRNDQGGTAPMKWVVEERAGSSGQYLIPVTSPNMSSDILKAVQQMESSRPANQVGKESVPADISKETVTPGNDNALVMCNGKVYFVAKRNSEVTKDMITNTESVPQPKKSAQTPTAALSTASSNVTQKQDPKGLADDKKPSDVIDLCDDDDEGSACMAYASIIQPSDIVNEHDEDSNVIFVSYIPPKSSETETSKEVTETITPTDCVKDTDKSTSDTETTKTQDEVNSTCSAELDTNQCEAMHVNEPALEENEAPAEQLEVVCGQQTDVTEKSFEEMVPDTIPPPKSDSELRRTFGITCDLSVSLQKIEAWKTRVPKSVKSSKRKRIERTRGKKGSGPVSLNAHSSPPSTGSIECDDATQSGSAEQSTDTQILQDCEGAENEITSTSGADKVPDITTDVPCSSASSEPVQIHATKSESNSPACCSQLRKTPPRSSKGCGRVCTACPCGTTVGRVAANSPSKPQETPSPCSKSESNRDVTTADRLADSDASLTNNSSSSELGKSANSGSQSEVNKDVKGTLIIKGTNQPAGQPATIGTCSSSRYTKDKTCDKSTGSQVETCPQMPPKELKSVPSSDRQLYYTTYKIPKELYSPVVLDPEEIKRQERIKRLKDLLQEKEAALEKLRKSM